In Nocardioides cavernae, a single genomic region encodes these proteins:
- a CDS encoding serine protein kinase RIO — protein sequence MTHRIPEDFLRPDDRSPLEGIDESFVFTYDTYADELGRGQRWSRWQDLEALMKGPEPRPDWVVTSSGAIDTELGVLKTGKEADVFLLEREDPHRPDEAVVMAAKRYRDTDHRTFHRAASYTEGRSMKRSRDNRALKRKSTWGKQVAAGEWAVSEWNALCRCWDLGLPVPYPVQIDETEILMEWITVTVDGETETAPRVAQVRPDRSVVEGYYDQLRDALTTLVQAGLVHGDLSPYNTLAAGDRLVIIDLPQMVDLVGNPRGMDFLMRDCANMCAWFRSRGLEVDDQELFGELMAHAF from the coding sequence TTGACTCACCGCATCCCGGAGGACTTCCTCCGGCCTGACGACCGTTCGCCCCTCGAGGGCATCGACGAGTCGTTCGTCTTCACCTACGACACCTACGCCGACGAGCTCGGCAGGGGTCAACGCTGGTCCCGCTGGCAGGACCTCGAAGCCCTCATGAAGGGCCCCGAGCCGCGCCCCGACTGGGTCGTGACCTCCAGCGGCGCCATCGACACCGAGCTCGGCGTCCTCAAGACCGGCAAGGAGGCCGACGTCTTCCTGCTCGAGCGCGAGGACCCGCACCGTCCGGACGAGGCGGTCGTGATGGCCGCCAAGCGCTACCGCGACACCGACCACCGGACCTTCCACCGTGCCGCGTCCTACACCGAGGGCCGCTCGATGAAGCGGTCCCGCGACAACCGCGCCCTCAAGCGCAAGTCCACGTGGGGCAAGCAGGTCGCGGCCGGCGAGTGGGCCGTCTCGGAGTGGAACGCACTCTGCCGCTGCTGGGACCTCGGCCTGCCCGTCCCCTACCCGGTGCAGATCGACGAGACCGAGATCCTGATGGAGTGGATCACCGTGACCGTCGACGGCGAGACCGAGACCGCCCCGCGGGTCGCGCAGGTGCGGCCGGATCGGTCGGTGGTCGAGGGCTACTACGACCAGCTGCGCGACGCGCTGACCACGCTCGTCCAGGCGGGGCTGGTCCACGGCGACCTGTCGCCCTACAACACCCTGGCTGCGGGCGACCGGCTCGTGATCATCGACCTGCCGCAGATGGTGGACCTCGTCGGCAACCCGCGCGGCATGGACTTCCTGATGCGCGACTGCGCCAACATGTGCGCCTGGTTCCGCTCCCGCGGGCTCGAGGTCGACGACCAGGAGCTGTTCGGCGAGCTCATGGCGCACGCCTTCTGA
- a CDS encoding M1 family metallopeptidase, which produces MTTRPMHRPALSAALATALAAGLAVGGGATATAGASAAPVDGASGIGDPYWPLDGNGGIDVTSYEIRNRYAFASKGLSGRTRVELTATSDLRSFSLDFLLDVSKVTVDGARADFTKSDGDHELRITPAAPLAAGTDHAVAVTYADYPADHSYAGEFNWLANRREVVTMNEPHMAPWWFPANDHPLDKAKVDVRIRVPNGREVISNGELKGRRVGKHSTQWHWRADEPMVPYLAFFAAGDFAIEKGKHRGVPWLVAVSEDLAERDQAASMRLMKKTPAVVAGLEKDLGDYPFSVVGGLTTGLAPGFALENQTRPTYPAVGGSDTSLVVHELAHQWFGDDIAVEQWSDIWLNEGFATFMEWRWAEKHGGRSADAVLRSYYANVDASSAFWKVAVDDPGAAKVFDGAVYGRGAMALQALRNRVGDEAFWRVVRTWIREQRGGNGSTAEFEEVAARVSGQDLGSFFGTWLRTLAKPAATATNGLG; this is translated from the coding sequence GTGACCACGCGACCGATGCACCGCCCCGCCCTGTCCGCTGCCCTCGCGACGGCGTTGGCCGCCGGCCTGGCCGTCGGGGGTGGTGCCACGGCGACCGCGGGGGCCTCCGCGGCGCCCGTCGACGGGGCGTCCGGCATCGGCGACCCCTACTGGCCGCTCGACGGCAACGGCGGCATCGACGTGACGTCCTACGAGATCCGCAACCGCTACGCGTTCGCCAGCAAGGGTCTCTCGGGGCGCACCCGGGTCGAGCTGACGGCGACCAGCGACCTCCGCAGCTTCTCCCTCGACTTCCTGCTCGACGTGTCGAAGGTGACCGTCGACGGCGCGCGCGCCGACTTCACCAAGTCCGACGGTGACCACGAGCTGCGGATCACCCCCGCTGCGCCCTTGGCCGCCGGCACCGACCACGCCGTCGCGGTTACCTACGCCGACTACCCGGCGGACCACTCCTACGCGGGCGAGTTCAACTGGCTGGCCAACAGGCGCGAGGTCGTCACGATGAACGAGCCGCACATGGCGCCGTGGTGGTTCCCGGCCAACGACCACCCGCTCGACAAGGCGAAGGTCGACGTCCGGATCCGGGTGCCCAACGGTCGCGAAGTGATCTCGAACGGCGAGCTCAAGGGCCGCCGCGTCGGCAAGCACTCGACCCAGTGGCACTGGCGTGCCGACGAGCCGATGGTGCCCTACCTCGCGTTCTTCGCCGCGGGCGACTTCGCGATCGAGAAGGGCAAGCACCGCGGCGTGCCGTGGCTCGTCGCGGTCTCGGAGGACCTGGCCGAGCGCGACCAGGCGGCCAGCATGCGGCTGATGAAGAAGACCCCGGCGGTCGTCGCCGGCCTCGAGAAGGACCTCGGCGACTACCCGTTCTCGGTCGTCGGCGGCCTCACGACGGGCCTCGCCCCGGGCTTCGCGCTGGAGAACCAGACCCGGCCGACCTACCCGGCGGTCGGCGGCAGCGACACGAGCCTCGTCGTCCACGAGCTCGCCCACCAGTGGTTCGGCGACGACATCGCGGTGGAGCAGTGGTCCGACATCTGGCTCAACGAGGGCTTCGCCACCTTCATGGAGTGGCGCTGGGCCGAGAAGCACGGTGGCCGCTCCGCCGACGCCGTCCTCCGCAGCTACTACGCCAACGTCGACGCGAGCTCCGCGTTCTGGAAGGTCGCCGTCGACGACCCGGGCGCTGCCAAGGTGTTCGACGGCGCGGTCTACGGTCGCGGCGCGATGGCGCTCCAGGCCCTGCGCAACCGGGTCGGGGACGAGGCCTTCTGGCGGGTCGTACGCACCTGGATCCGCGAGCAGCGTGGGGGCAACGGCTCCACCGCGGAGTTCGAGGAGGTGGCCGCCCGGGTGAGCGGGCAGGACCTCGGCTCGTTCTTCGGCACCTGGCTCCGTACGCTCGCGAAGCCGGCCGCCACCGCCACCAACGGGCTCGGCTGA